A single window of Halobacillus naozhouensis DNA harbors:
- a CDS encoding MgtC/SapB family protein — MDEFVIFNEHLETFFIRLLIALLLSGVIGFERELKNHSAGFRTHILVGIGSCLMMLLSLYGFEHFINNYDNVRFDPSRIPSYVISGIGFLGAGTIIVNGMTIRGLTTAASIWTVAGLGLVVGAGMYDVAMLATILVLLSLIFLNNLEKKYFSSYFKNSYVLITDERIETGKLLAVFDDEDIELQSVEIENLNNRTKSILIHINKGQEFNDAALIERLSNVENVIQVKQKR, encoded by the coding sequence ATGGATGAGTTTGTTATATTTAATGAACATTTGGAAACATTTTTTATACGTTTATTAATAGCATTGCTCTTATCAGGTGTTATTGGTTTTGAAAGAGAATTGAAAAATCACTCAGCAGGATTTCGTACGCATATATTAGTTGGGATCGGTTCGTGCCTCATGATGCTTTTATCCCTGTATGGATTTGAACACTTTATAAACAACTACGATAATGTACGTTTTGATCCTTCACGAATCCCTTCATATGTTATTAGCGGGATTGGGTTTCTGGGGGCAGGCACAATAATTGTGAATGGGATGACGATAAGAGGATTAACAACAGCTGCTTCTATTTGGACTGTTGCGGGACTGGGCCTGGTAGTTGGTGCTGGAATGTACGATGTGGCCATGCTTGCTACTATTTTAGTTTTGCTGAGCTTAATCTTTTTGAACAATTTAGAGAAAAAGTATTTTAGCAGTTATTTTAAAAATTCCTATGTACTTATTACCGATGAACGGATAGAGACTGGTAAATTGCTTGCTGTCTTTGATGATGAGGATATTGAATTGCAAAGTGTGGAAATTGAAAATTTGAATAATCGTACTAAAAGCATACTCATACACATTAACAAAGGCCAGGAATTTAATGACGCTGCACTAATTGAACGACTCTCAAACGTAGAAAATGTAATACAGGTCAAACAGAAAAGATAA